In Tenrec ecaudatus isolate mTenEca1 chromosome 5, mTenEca1.hap1, whole genome shotgun sequence, the following are encoded in one genomic region:
- the C5H8orf82 gene encoding UPF0598 protein C8orf82 homolog produces MWPVGGVLRALALPRSLVARLCSGGGGGSVSYKQGQSPEPRTREYFYYVDHQGQLFLDDSKMKNFITCYKDPQFLAFFFSRLRVNRSGRYEAAFPFLSLCGRERNFLRCEDRPVVFTHLLPSGRGPPRLSYCGGGEALAVPFEPARLLPLATNGRLYHPAPERVGGVGLVRSALAFELSACFEYTPGAPSLPSHVRWEGRRLALTMDLAPLLPAAPPP; encoded by the exons ATGTGGCCTGTGGGGGGGGTGCTCCGGGCGCTGGCTTTGCCGCGGTCGCTGGTGGCCCGGCtgtgcagtgggggagggggcggaagCGTCTCGTACAAGCAAGGCCAGAGCCCCGAGCCCCGGACGCGGGAGTACTTTTATTACGTGGATCACCAGGGCCAG CTTTTCCTGGATGATTCCAAAATGAAGAACTTCATCACTTGTTACAAAG ACCCGCAGTTCCTGGCCTTCTTCTTTTCCCGCTTGAGAGTCAACCGCAGCGGGCGCTACGAAGCCGCCTTCCCTTTCCTCTCGCTCTGTGGCCGAGAGAGAAACTTCCTGCGCTGCGAAGACCGGCCGGTGGTCTTCACACACCTGCTGCCCTCAGGCCGCGGCCCCCCGCGCCTTTCCTACTGCGGCGGCGGCGAAGCCCTGGCCGTACCCTTCGAGCCGGCGCGCCTGCTGCCGCTGGCCACTAATGGGCGGCTCTACCACCCGGCGCCGGAGCGTGTGGGCGGCGTGGGCCTGGTGCGCTCGGCCCTGGCCTTCGAGCTCAGCGCCTGCTTCGAGTACACGCCCGGCGCGCCCTCACTGCCCTCGCACGTCCGCTGGGAGGGCCGCCGCCTCGCGCTCACCATGGACTTGGCTCCGCTGCTGCCCGCGGCCCCGCCGCCCTAA
- the LRRC24 gene encoding leucine-rich repeat-containing protein 24, which translates to MAPWAPALLLLLLPSPLFGLPPRAADCPASCRCYSATVECGALRLRVVPPGIPPGTQTLFLQDNSIARLEPGALAPLPALRRLYLHNNSLRALEPGTFRTQPRLLELALTGNRLRGLRAGAFAGLTQLRVLYLAGNQLVHLLDFTFLHLLRLQELHLQENSIELLEGQALVGLASLALLDLSRNRLGTISHEALQPLVSLQVLRLTENPWRCDCALHWLGAWIKEGGQRLLSSRDKKIVCAEPPRLALQSLLDISGSSLICIPPSVHVEPLEVTANLGEDLRVACQASGYPQPLVTWRKVSQPRKEWPLAQAHPDGGVPRLGGHGAPDTGSGMLFLTNITLAHAGKYECEASNAGGAARVPFQLLVNLSQQQRLPPPPAAGPVSHEPLYEAGSMAFRALGLATQAAIAAAIALLTLTALLLAAMICRKRRQRKKEAGPPGEGVLFVNDYSDGPCTFAQLEELRDERGHEMFVIDRSKPLFAEGPPAEGLPDRAPAEGAAPGLLFPAPVAYEIHC; encoded by the exons ATGGCCCCCTGGGCGCCCGcgttgctgctgctactgctgcccTCTCCGCTCTTTGGGCTCCCCCCGCGCGCGGCGGACTGCCCTGCCTCCTGTCGCTGCTACAGCGCCACGGTGGAGTGCGGCGCCCTGCGACTGCGAGTCGTCCCGCCCGGAATCCCGCCGGGCACGCAA ACGCTCTTTCTGCAGGACAACAGCATCGCGCGCCTGGAGCCAGGCGCCCTGGCCCCGCTCCCCGCCCTGCGCCGACTCTACCTGCACAACAACAGTCTGCGTGCTCTGGAGCCGGGCACCTTCCGCACTCAGCCGCGCCTGCTGGAGCTTGCGCTCACTGGCAACCGACTGCGGGGCCTGCGTGCTGGCGCCTTCGCCGGCCTGACACAGCTGCGCGTGCTCTACCTGGCCGGCAACCAGCTGGTGCACCTTCTagacttcaccttcctgcacCTGCTG CGTCTGCAGGAGCTGCACCTGCAAGAAAACAGCATTGAGCTGCTGGAAGGCCAGGCCCTGGTAGGGCTAGCCTCACTCGCCCTGCTGGACCTCAGCAGAAACcggctgggcaccattagccacGAGGCCCTGCAGCCACTGGTCAGCCTGCAGGTCCTGCGCCTCACAG AGAACCCGTGGCGCTGTGACTGTGCCCTGCACTGGCTAGGCGCTTGGATCAAGGAGGGGGGCCAGCGGCTGCTCAGCTCCAGGGACAAGAAGATTGTGTGTGCAGAGCCCCCACGCCTGGCCCTCCAGAGCCTCTTGGACATCTCTGGCAGCAGCCTCATATGCATCCCCCCCTCTGTGCACGTGGAGCCCCTGGAGGTCACGGCCAACCTAGGTGAGGACCTGCGTGTGGCCTGCCAGGCTTCTGGCTACCCTCAGCCTCTGGTCACCTGGAGGAAAGTCAGCCAGCCTCGTAAGGAATGGCCGCTGGCGCAGGCCCACCCAGATGGAGGGGTGCCAAGGCTGGGCGGGCACGGAGCCCCCGACACAGGCAGCGGGATGCTCTTCCTCACCAACATCACTCTGGCTCACGCCGGCAAGTACGAGTGTGAGGCCTCCAATGCCGGCGGGGCTGCCCGAGTGCCCTTCCAGCTGCTGGTCAACCTGTCCCAGCAGCAACGGTTGCCGCCGCCCCCAGCCGCCGGCCCGGTCAGCCACGAGCCCCTGTACGAGGCGGGCAGCATGGCCTTCCGTGCCCTGGGCCTGGCCACACAAGCAGCCATCGCGGCGGCTATCGCGCTGCTCACGCTGACCgcgctgctgctggcagccatgaTCTGCCGCAAGCGGCGCCAGAGGAAAAAGGAGGCGGGGCCGCCTGGCGAGGGCGTGCTCTTCGTCAATGACTACTCCGACGGGCCCTGCACCTTCGCCCAGCTGGAGGAGCTGCGAGATGAGCGGGGCCACGAGATGTTCGTCATCGACCGCTCCAAGCCCCTCTTCGCCGAAGGGCCGCCTGCAGAAGGCCTTCCAGACCGCGCCCCTGCCGAGGGTGCTGCGCCTGGGCTCCTATTCCCAGCGCCCGTCGCCTACGAGATCCACTGCTGA
- the RECQL4 gene encoding ATP-dependent DNA helicase Q4 isoform X2, producing MERLRTVRTRLLTWERDFRQRHGRRPGQADVAVAPEETQALYREYRTLKQVLGQADGGRPPDPEQTPEAAQEIPAQVRGLGGGLRPEPGDTSGPNPFQKVPGEPSCWGSHLNRAATQKPHPAPAPSPRLAVLDYGKKLKAKLQGTLQAEPALGYRPSAPRRPLVKKPALEPPDTEAVPSSPELKQTTPQLQPAWLQQLQSPLSRRLASLDPGWLQRCQDGSPELLEAPDTCGPGLSSEEPGKEPQLPQTSGVLAALGNTGPDLEGPALQEARGNKGNPRPSKTLRPGRDPQDTPPQAQGDQDHMEPRLKDAGATELEEDALGDWSPRPRINSSTPRSTFQERGNYVKLNLKQKRYARGPALRGARLRKQVWKQKWQKKRMGFKGSLSGTPAKDSCFRCAQPGHWASQCPQSGGPHPGTKSRLERCCVLDKAALPGPHPSPEPPLTWEEGGRGQDKVAHKMGATNCQRAAGEDDTAPTMPLESHPAPSVQPLYPPGPSKQVAETPPEVLQALRQLGHQAFRPWQEQAVMRVLSGISTLLVLPTGTGKSLCYQLPALLYAQRSPCLTLVISPLVALMDDQVSGLPPGLKAACLHSGLSRKQRESVLQKVRAAQVHLLLLSPEALVGAGSGSATCLPQASQLPPVPFACIDEAHCLSQWSHNFRPCYLRVCKVLREHMGVRCFLGLTATAPRSTALDVAQHLGVPEGPIGLPAAVPANLHLSVSMDRDPEQALVTLLQGERFRALDSIIVYCNRREDTERAAARLRTALQENPRPGGVGTEKVAQAYHAGMCIQERRRVQRAFMQGWLRVVVATVAFGMGLDRPDVRAVVHLGLPPSFESYVQAVGRAGRDGQPAHCHLFLQPQGKDLRELRKHVHADAVDFLAVKRLVQQVFSACSCGQPSPEGSRARAGVPLQAQQQGTQDTLPEPRSTCRGHTRALLMQPAEQALDMPQEAIETLLCYLELHPQRWLELLPPTYAQCRVHCPSGPARLRALALRTGPSGGWRHSE from the exons ATGGAGCGGCTGCGGACCGTGCGGACGCGGCTGCTGACCTGGGAGCGCGATTTCAGGCAGCGGCACGGGCGGCGGCCGGGCCAG GCGGACGTGGCGGTGGCGCCCGAAGAAACGCAGG CGCTGTACCGGGAGTACCGAACCCTGAAGCAGGTCTTGGGCCAGGCAGATGGCGGCCGGCCCCCTGACCCCGAGCAGACCCCCGAGGCAGCGCAGGAGATACCAGCTCAGGTACGTGGGCTGGGAGGAGGCCTGAGGCCCGAACCTGGAGACACATCTGGTCCCAACCCCTTCCAGAAggtgcctggggagcccagctgcTGGGGTTCCCACCTGAACCGGGCTGCAACGCAGAAACCACACCCTGCCCCTGCGCCCAGCCCGCGGCTCGCCGTGCTGGACTATGGGAAGAAGCTCAAGGCCAAGCTCCAGGGCACCCTGCAG gCAGAGCCAGCTCTGGGTTACAGACCCTCCGCTCCGAGAAGACCCTTGGTCAAGAAACCTGCCCTGGAACCTCCAGACACAGAGGCTGTCCCCTCCTCTCCAGAACTCAAGCAGACAACCCCCCAGCTTCAGCCAGCCTGGCTCCAGCAGCTACAGTCCCCCCTGAGCCGTCGACTTGCCTCCCTGGACCCTGGCTGGCTGCAGCGGTGTCAAGATGGGTCCCCAGAATTGCTGGAGGcccctgacacctgtggacctggcctGAGCTCAGAGGAGCCTGGCAAGGAACCACAGCTGCCGCAGACCTCAGGTGTGCTGGCCGCCCTTGGCAACACTGGTCCTGACCTTGAGGGTCCAGCATTGCAGGAAGCCAGGGGCAAcaaagggaaccctaggcccagcaAAACGCTGAGGCCGGGTCGGGACCCTCAggacacgcctccacaggcccagGGGGACCAAGACCATATGGAACCCCGGCTTAAGGATGCTGGGGCTACAGAGCTTGAGGAAGATGCCCTGGGGGATTGGTCTCCTCGGCCCCGGATCAACTCCTCCACACCCAG GTCCACCTTCCAGGAAAGGGGTAACTATGTCAAGCTGAACCTGAAGCAGAAAAGATATGCACGGGGCCCAGCCCTGCGTGGTGCTCGCCTCCGAAAGCAG GTGTGGAAGCAAAAGTGGCAGAAGAAGAGGATGGGTTTCAAGGGCAGCCTCTCTGGAACCCCAGCCAAGGACTCCTGCTTCCGCTGTGCGCAGCCTGGGCACTGGGCCTCCCAGTGCCCCCAGTCAGGTGGACCCCACCCAGGGACCAAGTCTCGTTTGGAAAGGTGCTGTGTTCTTGACAAGGCGGCCTTACCTGGCCCCCACCCTAGCCCCGAGCCTCCCCTGACCTGGGAAGAAGGTGGCAGAGGCCAGGACAAAGTGGCTCACAAGATGGGTGCTACCAACTGCCAGCGTGCAG CAGGCGAAGATGACACTGCACCCACCATGCCCCTGGAGTCCCACCCAGCCCCCTCGGTACagcccctctaccctcctggaccATCAAAGCAGGTAGCAG AGACCCCGCCTGAGGTGTTGCAGGCCCTGAGGCAGCTGGGACACCAGGCCTTCCGTCCCTGGCAGGAGCAGGCGGTCATGAGGGTCCTGTCAG GCATCTCCACCTTGTTGGTGCTGCCCACGGGGACCGGCAAGTCCCTGTGCTACCAGCTCCCGGCTCTGCTGTATGCGCAGCGCAGCCCCTGCCTGACGCTGGTCATCTCCCCGCTCGTCGCGCTCATGGACGACCAG GTGTCGGGCCTGCCTCCAGGCCTGAAGGCTGCCTGTCTCCACTCAGGCTTGAGCAGGAAGCAGCGAGAGAGTGTCCTGCAGAAG GTGCGGGCAGCCCAGGTCCACCTGCTGCTGCTGTCACCAGAGGCCCTGGTGGGGGCTGGGTCGGGGAGTGCCACCTGCCTGCCCCAAGCCTCTCAGCTGCCGCCTGTGCCTTTTGCCTGCATTGACGAGGCCCACTGCCTCTCACAGTGGTCCCACAACTTCCGGCCGTGCTACCTGCGTGTCTGCAAG GTACTGAGGGAGCACATGGGCGTCAGGTGCTTCCTGGGTCTCACGGCCACCGCCCCTCGCAGCACCGCCCTGGATGTGGCCCAGCACCTGGGTGTGCCTGAGGGGCCTATTGGGCTCCCAGCCGCCGTTCCTGCCAACCTGCACCTCTCTGTGTCCATGGACAGGGACCCCGAGCAG GCTCTGGTGACGCTGCTGCAGGGAGAGCGGTTCCGAGCCCTGGACTCCATCATTGTCTACTGCAACAGGCGGGAGGACACAGAGCGAGCTGCTGCCCGTCTCCGCACTGCCCTGCAGGAGAACCCGCGCCCTGGAG GGGTTGGCACCGAGAAGGTGGCCCAGGCCTATCACGCTGGCATGTGCATTCAGGAGCGGCGGCGGGTGCAGCGGGCCTTCATGCAGGGCTGGCTACGTGTGGTTGTGGCCACCGTGGCCTTTGGGATGGGGCTGGACCGGCCGGACGTGAGGGCCGTGGTGCACCTGGGGCTGCCACCAAGCTTTGAGAGCTACGTGCAGGCCGTGGGCCGAGCAGGGCGTGACGGGCAGCCCGcccactgccacctcttcctgcAGCCCCAG GGTAAAGACCTGAGGGAGCTGCGGAAGCACGTGCATGCTGATGCTGTAGACTTCCTCGCCGTGAAGAGGCTGGTGCAGCAAGTGTTCTCAGCCTGCTCCTGTGGCCAGCCCTCCCCAGAGGGCAGTAGAGCCAGGGCTGGAGTACCACTGCAAGCCCAGCAGCAAGGCACCCAGGACACACTGCCTGAACCAAGGAGCACCTGCCGGGGGCACACACGAGCCCTCCTGATGCAACCTGCGGAACAAGCCCTGGACATGCCCCAGGAAG CCATCGAGACCCTCCTCTGCTACCTGGAGCTGCACCCACAGCGCTGGCTGGAGCTGCTGCCCCCCACCTACGCCCAGTGCCGTGTACACTGCCCCAGTGGCCCTGCCCGACTCCGTGCCCTGGCCCTCAG GACTGGACCGTCAGGTGGCTGGAGACACTCAGAGTGA
- the RECQL4 gene encoding ATP-dependent DNA helicase Q4 isoform X1: MERLRTVRTRLLTWERDFRQRHGRRPGQADVAVAPEETQALYREYRTLKQVLGQADGGRPPDPEQTPEAAQEIPAQVRGLGGGLRPEPGDTSGPNPFQKVPGEPSCWGSHLNRAATQKPHPAPAPSPRLAVLDYGKKLKAKLQGTLQAEPALGYRPSAPRRPLVKKPALEPPDTEAVPSSPELKQTTPQLQPAWLQQLQSPLSRRLASLDPGWLQRCQDGSPELLEAPDTCGPGLSSEEPGKEPQLPQTSGVLAALGNTGPDLEGPALQEARGNKGNPRPSKTLRPGRDPQDTPPQAQGDQDHMEPRLKDAGATELEEDALGDWSPRPRINSSTPRSTFQERGNYVKLNLKQKRYARGPALRGARLRKQVWKQKWQKKRMGFKGSLSGTPAKDSCFRCAQPGHWASQCPQSGGPHPGTKSRLERCCVLDKAALPGPHPSPEPPLTWEEGGRGQDKVAHKMGATNCQRAAGEDDTAPTMPLESHPAPSVQPLYPPGPSKQVAETPPEVLQALRQLGHQAFRPWQEQAVMRVLSGISTLLVLPTGTGKSLCYQLPALLYAQRSPCLTLVISPLVALMDDQVSGLPPGLKAACLHSGLSRKQRESVLQKVRAAQVHLLLLSPEALVGAGSGSATCLPQASQLPPVPFACIDEAHCLSQWSHNFRPCYLRVCKVLREHMGVRCFLGLTATAPRSTALDVAQHLGVPEGPIGLPAAVPANLHLSVSMDRDPEQALVTLLQGERFRALDSIIVYCNRREDTERAAARLRTALQENPRPGGVGTEKVAQAYHAGMCIQERRRVQRAFMQGWLRVVVATVAFGMGLDRPDVRAVVHLGLPPSFESYVQAVGRAGRDGQPAHCHLFLQPQGKDLRELRKHVHADAVDFLAVKRLVQQVFSACSCGQPSPEGSRARAGVPLQAQQQGTQDTLPEPRSTCRGHTRALLMQPAEQALDMPQEAIETLLCYLELHPQRWLELLPPTYAQCRVHCPSGPARLRALALSCPPLAAGLDRQVAGDTQSEGASSVEFNVVELADAMNWELVPVRRALRQLQWDQEPRTGAPTSTGVLVEFGELAFHLRCRGDLTPGEKDQLCEFLHGRVCTREREALARLRCTAQAFHSVAFPSCGPCLELPSAEQSAQLKALVERYFQEEEEEEMLGLRDLEGPEPGQDRLQDWEDQIRRDIRQLLSLRPEEKFSGRAVARIFHGIGSPCYPAQVFGRDRRFWRKYLHVSFHALMRVATEELLLWSR; this comes from the exons ATGGAGCGGCTGCGGACCGTGCGGACGCGGCTGCTGACCTGGGAGCGCGATTTCAGGCAGCGGCACGGGCGGCGGCCGGGCCAG GCGGACGTGGCGGTGGCGCCCGAAGAAACGCAGG CGCTGTACCGGGAGTACCGAACCCTGAAGCAGGTCTTGGGCCAGGCAGATGGCGGCCGGCCCCCTGACCCCGAGCAGACCCCCGAGGCAGCGCAGGAGATACCAGCTCAGGTACGTGGGCTGGGAGGAGGCCTGAGGCCCGAACCTGGAGACACATCTGGTCCCAACCCCTTCCAGAAggtgcctggggagcccagctgcTGGGGTTCCCACCTGAACCGGGCTGCAACGCAGAAACCACACCCTGCCCCTGCGCCCAGCCCGCGGCTCGCCGTGCTGGACTATGGGAAGAAGCTCAAGGCCAAGCTCCAGGGCACCCTGCAG gCAGAGCCAGCTCTGGGTTACAGACCCTCCGCTCCGAGAAGACCCTTGGTCAAGAAACCTGCCCTGGAACCTCCAGACACAGAGGCTGTCCCCTCCTCTCCAGAACTCAAGCAGACAACCCCCCAGCTTCAGCCAGCCTGGCTCCAGCAGCTACAGTCCCCCCTGAGCCGTCGACTTGCCTCCCTGGACCCTGGCTGGCTGCAGCGGTGTCAAGATGGGTCCCCAGAATTGCTGGAGGcccctgacacctgtggacctggcctGAGCTCAGAGGAGCCTGGCAAGGAACCACAGCTGCCGCAGACCTCAGGTGTGCTGGCCGCCCTTGGCAACACTGGTCCTGACCTTGAGGGTCCAGCATTGCAGGAAGCCAGGGGCAAcaaagggaaccctaggcccagcaAAACGCTGAGGCCGGGTCGGGACCCTCAggacacgcctccacaggcccagGGGGACCAAGACCATATGGAACCCCGGCTTAAGGATGCTGGGGCTACAGAGCTTGAGGAAGATGCCCTGGGGGATTGGTCTCCTCGGCCCCGGATCAACTCCTCCACACCCAG GTCCACCTTCCAGGAAAGGGGTAACTATGTCAAGCTGAACCTGAAGCAGAAAAGATATGCACGGGGCCCAGCCCTGCGTGGTGCTCGCCTCCGAAAGCAG GTGTGGAAGCAAAAGTGGCAGAAGAAGAGGATGGGTTTCAAGGGCAGCCTCTCTGGAACCCCAGCCAAGGACTCCTGCTTCCGCTGTGCGCAGCCTGGGCACTGGGCCTCCCAGTGCCCCCAGTCAGGTGGACCCCACCCAGGGACCAAGTCTCGTTTGGAAAGGTGCTGTGTTCTTGACAAGGCGGCCTTACCTGGCCCCCACCCTAGCCCCGAGCCTCCCCTGACCTGGGAAGAAGGTGGCAGAGGCCAGGACAAAGTGGCTCACAAGATGGGTGCTACCAACTGCCAGCGTGCAG CAGGCGAAGATGACACTGCACCCACCATGCCCCTGGAGTCCCACCCAGCCCCCTCGGTACagcccctctaccctcctggaccATCAAAGCAGGTAGCAG AGACCCCGCCTGAGGTGTTGCAGGCCCTGAGGCAGCTGGGACACCAGGCCTTCCGTCCCTGGCAGGAGCAGGCGGTCATGAGGGTCCTGTCAG GCATCTCCACCTTGTTGGTGCTGCCCACGGGGACCGGCAAGTCCCTGTGCTACCAGCTCCCGGCTCTGCTGTATGCGCAGCGCAGCCCCTGCCTGACGCTGGTCATCTCCCCGCTCGTCGCGCTCATGGACGACCAG GTGTCGGGCCTGCCTCCAGGCCTGAAGGCTGCCTGTCTCCACTCAGGCTTGAGCAGGAAGCAGCGAGAGAGTGTCCTGCAGAAG GTGCGGGCAGCCCAGGTCCACCTGCTGCTGCTGTCACCAGAGGCCCTGGTGGGGGCTGGGTCGGGGAGTGCCACCTGCCTGCCCCAAGCCTCTCAGCTGCCGCCTGTGCCTTTTGCCTGCATTGACGAGGCCCACTGCCTCTCACAGTGGTCCCACAACTTCCGGCCGTGCTACCTGCGTGTCTGCAAG GTACTGAGGGAGCACATGGGCGTCAGGTGCTTCCTGGGTCTCACGGCCACCGCCCCTCGCAGCACCGCCCTGGATGTGGCCCAGCACCTGGGTGTGCCTGAGGGGCCTATTGGGCTCCCAGCCGCCGTTCCTGCCAACCTGCACCTCTCTGTGTCCATGGACAGGGACCCCGAGCAG GCTCTGGTGACGCTGCTGCAGGGAGAGCGGTTCCGAGCCCTGGACTCCATCATTGTCTACTGCAACAGGCGGGAGGACACAGAGCGAGCTGCTGCCCGTCTCCGCACTGCCCTGCAGGAGAACCCGCGCCCTGGAG GGGTTGGCACCGAGAAGGTGGCCCAGGCCTATCACGCTGGCATGTGCATTCAGGAGCGGCGGCGGGTGCAGCGGGCCTTCATGCAGGGCTGGCTACGTGTGGTTGTGGCCACCGTGGCCTTTGGGATGGGGCTGGACCGGCCGGACGTGAGGGCCGTGGTGCACCTGGGGCTGCCACCAAGCTTTGAGAGCTACGTGCAGGCCGTGGGCCGAGCAGGGCGTGACGGGCAGCCCGcccactgccacctcttcctgcAGCCCCAG GGTAAAGACCTGAGGGAGCTGCGGAAGCACGTGCATGCTGATGCTGTAGACTTCCTCGCCGTGAAGAGGCTGGTGCAGCAAGTGTTCTCAGCCTGCTCCTGTGGCCAGCCCTCCCCAGAGGGCAGTAGAGCCAGGGCTGGAGTACCACTGCAAGCCCAGCAGCAAGGCACCCAGGACACACTGCCTGAACCAAGGAGCACCTGCCGGGGGCACACACGAGCCCTCCTGATGCAACCTGCGGAACAAGCCCTGGACATGCCCCAGGAAG CCATCGAGACCCTCCTCTGCTACCTGGAGCTGCACCCACAGCGCTGGCTGGAGCTGCTGCCCCCCACCTACGCCCAGTGCCGTGTACACTGCCCCAGTGGCCCTGCCCGACTCCGTGCCCTGGCCCTCAG CTGTCCCCCCCTGGCTGCAGGACTGGACCGTCAGGTGGCTGGAGACACTCAGAGTGAGGGTGCCAGCTCTGTGGAGTTCAACGTGGTCGAGCTGGCAGATGCCATGAACTGGGAGCTGGTCCCTGTGCGCCGGGCCTTACGTCAGCTACAGTGGGACCAGGAGCCCAGGACAGGGGCCCCAACGAGCACAGGGGTGTTGGTGGAGTTTGGGGAGCTGGCCTTCCACTTGCGCTGCCGCGGGGACCTGACCCCGGGCGAGAAGGACCAGCTATGCGAATTTCTGCACGGCCGAGTGTGCACGAGGGAGCGTGAGGCCCTGGCCCGCCTGCGTTGTACCGCCCAGGCCTTCCACAG TGTGGCCTTCCCCAGCTGCGGGCCGTGCCTGGAGCTGCCCAGTGCAGAGCAGAGCGCCCAGCTCAAGGCCCTAGTGGAGCGCTACtttcaggaggaggaagaggaggaaatgcTGGGCTTGCGGGACCTTGAAGGCCCAGAGCCAGGGCAGGACAGA CTCCAGGACTGGGAGGACCAGATCCGGCGAGACATTCGCCAGCTCCTGTCACTGCGGCCGGAGGAGAAGTTCTCGGGCAGGGCTGTGGCCCGCATCTTTCATGGCATCG GAAGCCCCTGCTACCCAGCCCAGGTGTTCGGGCGCGACCGGCGCTTCTGGAGGAAGTACTTGCACGTGAGCTTCCATGCCTTGATGCGTGTGGCCACAGAGGAGCTGCTGCTGTGGAGCCGCTGA